In Corylus avellana chromosome ca2, CavTom2PMs-1.0, the following proteins share a genomic window:
- the LOC132169343 gene encoding probable LRR receptor-like serine/threonine-protein kinase At3g47570 — protein sequence MERACFLFPIFMAILMVHFYKASLVIASVPNVTTDQSALLALKTQISYDPRNILTNWSAGTSVCSWIGITCGLRHHRVTALNLSYMGLIGTIPPHMGNLSFLVSLSVKNNSFHGSMPNELARLYRLRHLSIEFNDFKGEIPSWMGLLSKLQYLSLSGNSFTGSIPPSLSNISSLEIISIEYNILSGSIPSSIFNISTLQGIYLRENKLSGSVPSIIFNMSSVLEVIDLHTNELSGELPEDMFNHLPKLQRLDVSYNQFHGKIPSTLFKCKQLQYLSLWDNSFTGGVPSKIGNLTMLTKLYLGYNNFEGTIPSTLFKCKQLQILSLPVNRFTGSVPSEIGDLIMLTELYLFDNSIGGAIPNEIGNLQNLEIFYIGINNFNGSIPFEIFNISTMRVIGMPFNNLSGHLPSNAGLFLPNLQQLFLAVNKLSGTIPSSISNASKLTLLDLGNNSFSGLIPEPLGNLRLLEWLVLAGNNLTIESSTLEFNFFSSLLNLAYLNILDLSDNPLNGVLPSSIGNLSTSLQELYIGNCNIKGIIPRDIGNMSNLMTLALDLNKLDGPIPTTMGRLHKLQALDLFNNRLEGPIPSDLCHLESLFNLDLSSNELSGPIPTCVNSLTSLRYLHLDFNQLTSTIPLSLWSLTYILEVQLSSNYLSGPLSLEIGNLKVLTVLELSRNQLFGHIPATIGGLKNLANLSLANNKFKGSIPESFGELVSLEFLDLSSNNLFGEIPTSLEALSYLKYLNVSSNRLGGKIPVGGPFVHFFAASFMSNDGLCGAPRFQVPPCKEGVSRPKKTAAVHILKYVLPTIGLIMLVVALVLAWTRCRKRNAKLPMEANLFPLATWRRISQQELLQATNGFSASNLLGKGSFGSVYQGTLSDGMVVAIKVFNLEIEGTFKSFDTECGVLCNIRHRNILKIITTCSNMDFKAFIFEYMPNGNLDKWLYSQDCSLSILQRLDIMIDVISALEYLHYGYSTPIVHCDLKPSNILLDEDMVAHVADFGIAKLLGDGDSMMQTMTLATIGYMAPEYGSEGVVSTRGDVYSYGILLMETFTRKKPTNNIFAGEMSLKRWVEESLPHSVTNVVDAYLLRTERDYASMENCMSSIMGLALQCCAELPEQRIKANNISIILNKIKLKFLHNTEGS from the exons ATGGAGAGAGCTTGTTTCCTATTCCCCATTTTTATGGCAATTCTCATGGTACATTTTTACAAGGCAAGCCTAGTTATTGCAAGTGTTCCCAACGTTACTACCGATCAGTCTGCTCTTCTTGctttaaaaactcaaatttcTTATGATCCTCGCAATATTTTGACAAACTGGTCCGCTGGCACGTCTGTTTGCAGTTGGATCGGTATCACTTGTGGTTTACGTCATCATCGAGTCACGGCCTTGAACCTTTCTTACATGGGTCTCATAGGCACCATTCCTCCACACATGGGGAACCTCTCATTTTTAGTTAGCCTAAGCGTAAAAAATAACAGTTTTCATGGCTCTATGCCCAACGAGTTGGCTCGTCTTTACCGGTTGCGACACTTATCTATTGAATTCAATGATTTCAAAGGAGAAATCCCATCATGGATGGGGCTATTATccaaacttcaatatttgtCTCTAAGCGGTAACAGTTTCACAGGTAGTATTCCACCATCTCTATCTAACATATCTTCATTGGAAATAATAAGTATTGAATATAACATTCTTTCAGGCTCCATTCCTTCTTCCATCTTCAACATATCCACTTTGCAAGGAATTTATCTAAGAGAGAACAAGCTTTCTGGTTCGGTGCCCTCCATTATCTTCAATATGTCTTCAGTACTGGAAGTCATAGATCTTCACACTAACGAGTTGTCTGGTGAACTTCCAGAAGATATGTTTAATCATCTTCCCAAATTACAACGGCTTGATGTGTCTTATAATCAGTTTCATGGAAAAATTCCATCCACTTTGTTCAAGTGCAAACAATTGCAATATTTATCACTATGGGATAATAGTTTTACGGGGGGAGTACCTTCGAAAATTGGGAACTTAACCATGCTTACTAAGCTATACCTTGGctataacaactttgaag GTACTATcccatctactttgtttaagtgcaaacaactACAAATTCTGTCATTGCCAGTTAATAGATTCACAGGAAGTGTACCTTCTGAAATTGGGGACTTAATCATGCTCACAGAATTATACCTTTTCGATAATAGCATTGGAG GTGCAATACCAAATGAGATTGGTAATCTACAAAACCTTGAGATCTTTTATATCGGTATCAACAACTTCAATGGTTCAATTCCATTTGAAATCTTTAATATCTCAACAATGAGAGTAATTGGTATGCCTTTCAATAACCTCTCAGGCCATCTTCCATCAAATGCAGGCCTCTTCCTCCCAAATCTTCAGCAACTTTTTCTTGCAGTTAACAAACTGAGTGGAACAATACCTAGCTCTATCTCCAATGCTTCGAAACTCACTCTATTAGATCTAGGAAACAACTCATTCTCAGGCTTAATTCCTGAACCACTCGGTAATTTAAGGCTCCTCGAGTGGCTCGTCCTAGCAGGAAATAATTTGACCATTGAATCATCTACTCTAGAATTtaactttttctcttctttgttgAATTTGGCATATCTAAATATTTTAGACTTGTCAGATAATCCATTGAATGGCGTCCTTCCTAGTTCCATTGGAAATCTCTCCACTTCTCTTCAAGAACTTTACATAGGTAATTGCAATATTAAGGGCATCATTCCAAGAGATATAGGAAATATGAGCAACTTGATGACTTTGGCTTTAGATCTCAATAAATTGGATGGACCTATTCCAACTACAATGGGAAGATTGCACAAGCTTCAAGCTCTCGATCTTTTTAATAATAGACTAGAAGGTCCCATCCCATCCGATCTTTGTCATTTAGAGAGCTTGTTCAATTTGGATTTAAGTAGTAATGAGCTTTCTGGACCTATTCCTACATGTGTAAATAGTCTCACATCTCTAAGATATCTTCACTTAGACTTCAACCAATTAACTTCCACGATTCCCTTGAGCTTGTGGAGCCTTACATATATCTTGGAGGTCCAACTCTCATCAAATTATCTAAGTGGCCCTCTCTCATTAGAGATTGGAAATTTGAAGGTCTTGACAGTATTAGAGTTATCAAGAAATCAACTATTTGGTCATATCCCAGCAACAATTGGTGGCCTCAAAAATCTAGCTAATCTCTCCTTGGCGAACAATAAATTCAAAGGCTCAATTCCTGAATCATTTGGTGAACTAGTAAGCTTGGAATTCTTGGATCTTTCTAGTAACAATTTATTTGGAGAGATTCCCACTTCCTTAGAAGCGCTTTCGTATCTCAAATATCTAAATGTCTCTTCCAATAGACTGGGGGGAAAAATTCCTGTAGGAGGACCATTTGTACACTTCTTCGCTGCATCATTTATGTCAAATGATGGACTTTGTGGTGCTCCCCGATTTCAAGTTCCCCCATGTAAAGAAGGTGTTTCTCGACCCAAAAAGACTGCAGCAGTACATATACTAAAGTATGTATTACCAACAATTGGATTAATAATGCTTGTAGTTGCTCTTGTATTAGCATGGACAAGATGCAGAAAAAGGAATGCAAAACTTCCAATGGAGGCAAACTTGTTTCCACTAGCAACatggagaagaatttcacaacaAGAACTTTTACAAGCAACAAATGGGTTCAGTGCAAGCAACTTACTTGGTAAAGGGAGCTTTGGATCAGTATACCAAGGGACACTCTCAGATGGAATGGTTGTTGCTATAAAAGTTTTCAACTTGGAAATAGAAGGGACATTCAAGAGTTTTGATACCGAGTGTGGGGTACTATGTAATATTCGTCATCGGAATATTCTCAAAATCATCACCACTTGTAGTAATATGGACTTCAAAGCTTTTATATTTGAATACATGCCTAATGGGAACCTAGACAAGTGGTTGTATTCTCAAGACTGCTCTTTGAGTATCTTACAAAGACTAGATATAATGATTGATGTCATCTCAGCACTGGAATACCTTCATTATGGCTATTCAACACCTATTgttcattgtgatttgaagccGAGTAATATCTTATTAGATGAAGATATGGTAGCACATGTTGCTGATTTTGGCATTGCCAAGTTGTTAGGTGATGGGGATTCTATGATGCAGACCATGACTCTTGCTACTATTGGGTATATGGCACCAG AGTATGGATCAGAAGGGGTTGTCTCTACAAGAGGTGATGTGTACAGTTATGGTATTTTGCTGATGGAAACTTTCACAAGAAAGAAACCTACAAATAACATTTTTGCTGGAGAAATGAGCTTGAAGCGTTGGGTAGAGGAATCATTACCCCATTCAGTAACTAATGTTGTTGATGCCTATTTGTTAAGAACAGAAAGAGATTATGCTTCTATGGAGAATTGTATGTCATCCATAATGGGATTGGCTTTGCAGTGTTGTGCTGAGTTACCTGAACAGAGGATTAAGGCAAACAATATTTCAATCATACTcaacaaaattaaattgaagTTTCTGCACAATACGGAAGGAagctaa
- the LOC132169344 gene encoding probable leucine-rich repeat receptor-like serine/threonine-protein kinase At3g14840 → MVYLLLSQRNFGFFHLLFMHIFLKGQDLDGVLPPSLAKLPYLKTIDLTRNYLTGTIPPEWASTKLKFLSVTVNKLSGPIPSYLGNITTLVYMSIENNLFSGIVPPELGSLVNLENLILSANNLTGELPKSLTNLTKLMEL, encoded by the exons ATGGTTTATTTACTTCTGAGCCAGcgaaattttggatttttccATCTTCTGTTCATGCATAT ATTTCTTAAAGGGCAGGATCTCGATGGTGTGCTTCCACCTTCCCTGGCGAAGCTTCCCTACCTAAAGACGAT TGACCTCACTCGAAACTATCTCACTGGTACAATTCCACCCGAATGGGCTTCTACAAAGTTGAAATTCCT GTCCGTTACTGTAAACAAGTTATCAGGGCCAATCCCAAGCTACCTAGGAAACATTACCACTCTTGTATACAT GAGCATAGAGAACAATCTGTTTTCTGGAATTGTTCCCCCTGAGCTTGGGAGTTTGGTTAACCTGGAGAATCT TATTCTTAGTGCTAACAATCTCACTGGAGAGTTGCCAAAATCTCTCACTAATCTAACCAAATTAATGGAACTGTAA